One genomic segment of Paenibacillus xylanexedens includes these proteins:
- a CDS encoding ComEC/Rec2 family competence protein, whose protein sequence is MKGRPLLSFTICWLCGSGIACALTGWTLIWGLIGAMACLPLLLRFMDVRGWSVLFLLAAFIGGAAHWEWNDARNHSSLPETMHIAAHELDGWSAEIQGELVSDVRIDGDRADFKIQMSSLLPISNSSAVTDLAVSSAFNIDEQLMVQVRLLEEEEQQVAAGWKRGDTITLNGSFALPGEARNFGGFDYRSYLRTLHIHWLFKVKGASSVTAVAPEGLGQYNILRWTDWIRHKLGSAVEQLFPEPHAGYMKGLIVGMATDIDPGTYGQFSQLGLTHILAISGTHVAVYVASLLLILSWLRLTRETALTIVLILVPAYVLLSGGSPSVIRAGIMSMIGLYMARRGLARDGLQMISAAALVMMWWDPYFLLSVSFQLSFLVTAGLMIYMPLINRLFSGWPKSLAATASVTVTAQLISFPVTILYFNQFSLLSFVANFLLVSLISAIVLPLGTVAMLLSFIWVPLAKPLAWIAMQLNQLTFVSVEWMNSLPGFVLIWATPPLLWIAAYYAVLYALLYLLHRGNGEQRETTFIEEDTAPLVRRQPSVSMGNMGIRSSMSTVAQDQGKNHVGGKETSLTTLGASIAWPEYTSAFTARGAGYYAHERMSIAQQWLCGLLAISFIAGLWWAYQTPKPAGTGIVQFLDIGQGDSTLITTPEGKHILVDGGGMVSFGNTEQSWKTRRDPYEVGAKVVVPLLKKRGIHQLDAVIVTHADQDHAGGLQAVLEQIPVKRFMFNGTTSGKDNFEKLLDTAMERKIPLYAIQQGMSYKADKETILHFIAPDLAHMDVSVSGSLPVSEHQNHDSVVFLLDMAGTSMLFTGDMDAAAEQDLLYMIQDGSLAAHFEQKGADIGVTEGVVQRILTRPLQVDSKDASASVSIDVLKVAHHGSKTSSTEAWLQYWNAKTALISAGVNNTYGHPNPGVMERLEATGSDIYRTDQMGEVQMRVKDGKIDIRYKLFGVE, encoded by the coding sequence ATGAAAGGCAGACCATTATTAAGTTTTACGATTTGTTGGTTGTGCGGGAGCGGGATAGCTTGCGCGTTAACAGGCTGGACGTTAATCTGGGGGTTAATTGGAGCTATGGCATGTTTGCCACTTTTACTTCGTTTTATGGATGTGCGTGGATGGTCTGTTTTATTTTTACTCGCTGCCTTTATTGGAGGTGCTGCACATTGGGAGTGGAATGACGCACGCAATCATAGTAGTCTGCCGGAGACCATGCATATCGCTGCTCATGAGTTGGACGGATGGTCAGCTGAAATTCAGGGTGAGCTGGTGTCAGATGTACGTATTGATGGAGATCGGGCTGACTTTAAGATACAGATGTCTTCATTATTGCCAATATCGAATTCGTCAGCAGTTACAGATCTTGCAGTATCATCTGCATTCAACATAGATGAACAATTGATGGTACAAGTCAGACTGTTGGAGGAAGAAGAACAACAGGTAGCAGCGGGCTGGAAGAGGGGCGATACAATCACGCTTAATGGTTCTTTTGCCCTTCCTGGCGAAGCAAGGAACTTTGGCGGGTTTGATTATCGCAGTTATTTGCGAACCCTGCATATCCACTGGTTGTTCAAAGTGAAAGGAGCCAGTTCGGTAACAGCAGTTGCTCCTGAGGGACTTGGACAATATAACATACTAAGGTGGACGGATTGGATTAGGCATAAGTTGGGCTCGGCGGTTGAGCAGTTATTTCCTGAGCCTCATGCTGGATATATGAAGGGTCTTATTGTCGGGATGGCTACTGATATCGATCCAGGTACATATGGTCAGTTTTCACAATTGGGTTTAACGCATATCCTGGCAATCTCCGGGACCCATGTAGCTGTATATGTCGCTTCTCTTCTCCTTATTCTATCCTGGCTAAGGCTTACCAGAGAGACGGCACTCACGATTGTTCTGATCCTGGTGCCAGCTTATGTACTGTTATCAGGTGGTTCACCTTCAGTGATTCGGGCAGGAATTATGTCCATGATTGGGTTGTATATGGCACGCCGTGGCCTCGCCAGAGACGGTCTTCAGATGATCAGTGCAGCAGCGTTGGTGATGATGTGGTGGGACCCGTACTTTTTGCTGAGCGTGAGCTTCCAGTTATCCTTTCTTGTGACCGCAGGTTTGATGATCTACATGCCATTGATTAACCGGCTGTTCAGCGGCTGGCCGAAATCTCTGGCAGCAACGGCATCCGTTACCGTGACCGCTCAGCTGATTTCGTTCCCAGTAACTATTTTGTATTTCAACCAGTTCTCACTACTCTCATTTGTAGCTAACTTTCTGCTGGTTTCTTTGATCAGTGCTATTGTATTACCTCTGGGGACGGTCGCCATGTTATTGTCATTCATATGGGTTCCCTTGGCGAAACCTCTCGCATGGATTGCGATGCAACTGAATCAACTGACATTTGTAAGCGTGGAGTGGATGAACAGTTTGCCAGGTTTTGTATTGATCTGGGCAACACCGCCCTTGTTATGGATCGCCGCATATTATGCTGTGTTGTATGCCTTACTCTACCTGTTGCATCGTGGCAATGGTGAGCAGCGAGAAACAACGTTTATTGAGGAGGATACGGCACCTCTTGTGAGGCGACAACCTTCAGTTTCCATGGGGAATATGGGCATTCGCTCTTCGATGTCTACCGTGGCACAGGATCAAGGTAAGAACCATGTAGGTGGAAAAGAAACTTCATTAACGACATTAGGAGCCAGTATTGCCTGGCCGGAGTATACAAGTGCATTTACCGCACGAGGTGCAGGGTATTATGCACATGAACGAATGAGTATAGCTCAGCAATGGTTGTGCGGGTTGCTCGCAATCAGCTTTATTGCTGGATTATGGTGGGCATATCAGACTCCGAAGCCTGCTGGAACCGGCATCGTGCAGTTTTTGGATATTGGACAAGGGGACAGCACATTGATTACAACCCCGGAAGGCAAACACATTCTGGTGGATGGCGGGGGAATGGTTAGTTTTGGGAACACCGAACAATCGTGGAAAACAAGACGTGATCCGTATGAGGTAGGTGCCAAGGTCGTGGTTCCTCTATTGAAAAAAAGAGGCATCCATCAACTGGATGCTGTAATTGTCACACATGCTGATCAGGATCATGCCGGAGGACTTCAGGCGGTGCTGGAACAGATTCCGGTTAAACGTTTCATGTTTAATGGCACGACCAGCGGTAAGGATAACTTTGAAAAGTTACTGGACACAGCCATGGAACGGAAAATTCCTCTGTACGCCATTCAGCAGGGCATGTCCTATAAGGCTGATAAGGAGACAATTTTACATTTTATAGCTCCAGATCTGGCACATATGGATGTAAGTGTATCGGGCAGTTTGCCTGTGTCTGAACATCAGAATCATGATTCGGTTGTCTTTTTGCTAGACATGGCTGGGACTTCCATGTTGTTCACCGGGGATATGGATGCAGCAGCCGAGCAGGACCTGCTCTATATGATTCAGGATGGATCGTTAGCTGCCCATTTTGAACAGAAAGGTGCAGATATTGGAGTTACAGAGGGAGTTGTACAAAGGATACTTACACGACCGTTGCAGGTTGATTCAAAAGATGCTTCAGCATCTGTCTCCATTGACGTTCTAAAGGTCGCTCATCATGGTAGTAAAACGTCGTCCACTGAAGCCTGGCTCCAATACTGGAACGCCAAAACCGCTTTGATATCTGCAGGAGTTAACAATACATATGGGCATCCCAATCCGGGAGTGATGGAACGTCTGGAGGCTACCGGGTCAGATATTTATCGGACAGATCAGATGGGTGAGGTACAGATGAGGGTGAAAGATGGGAAGATTGATATCCGGTACAAGTTGTTTGGAGTTGAGTGA
- a CDS encoding RNA polymerase sigma factor codes for MVEPELIRAAQSGDRDALITLLREIEQHVYRTAYYILNNEQDALDAAQEALIRIYTKINSYEEKAQFKTWVQRIVTNICIDKFRRTKPSVSIDEHDMVFQDNQDVEYEVMSTYVAQDIQDAINKLPEHHRTVIVLRYLQDLSYNEIADCLDLPLNTVKSYLFRARQQLQNLLQEYQKGGVTG; via the coding sequence GTGGTAGAGCCGGAACTCATCAGAGCCGCTCAATCGGGCGATCGCGACGCTCTAATTACCCTATTGCGGGAGATTGAACAACATGTCTATCGGACCGCATATTACATTCTAAATAATGAACAGGACGCTTTGGATGCTGCTCAGGAAGCGTTGATCCGAATTTACACCAAAATCAATTCATACGAAGAAAAGGCCCAATTCAAAACATGGGTACAACGCATCGTCACGAACATCTGTATTGATAAATTCAGAAGAACCAAGCCGTCCGTCTCCATTGACGAACATGACATGGTTTTTCAGGATAATCAGGATGTGGAGTACGAGGTCATGTCTACATATGTGGCCCAGGACATTCAGGATGCGATCAACAAGCTTCCCGAGCATCATCGTACCGTTATTGTTCTAAGATATTTGCAGGACTTATCCTACAATGAAATTGCGGATTGTCTCGATCTTCCGTTGAATACGGTGAAATCTTATTTATTTAGAGCCAGGCAGCAATTACAGAATCTACTACAGGAATATCAGAAAGGTGGTGTGACAGGATGA
- a CDS encoding DUF3298 and DUF4163 domain-containing protein encodes MKKKTIKYMKMGAMGCVAMLGVGAASLSANVLASAPVSANVTVSSKVHSTVPLATGVKIVEKVLSTTSKNLIVNIKVPQLHGMLDTRYQNELNGILLSRAQKDLAQWEKDAAKTAKKAKVNHQKFHPYEFYVSYKLKSDGTGNPAGVVSLEVITEGYRGGTSMPRIDTYNLKNASAAQRVTLEDLLGSNYKEKLDADILAQIRKDPDQYFLEEFKGTFTEQSFYIEKGELVIVFPKYSIAPGYVGSPEFRFNLKNASL; translated from the coding sequence ATGAAAAAGAAAACGATAAAATACATGAAGATGGGGGCCATGGGCTGTGTAGCCATGCTCGGCGTCGGCGCAGCGAGCTTATCTGCAAATGTGCTGGCCTCGGCACCTGTTTCAGCGAACGTAACTGTCAGCTCTAAGGTACATTCAACCGTCCCTTTGGCTACAGGAGTAAAAATCGTGGAGAAGGTACTGAGCACAACAAGCAAGAACCTTATTGTGAACATCAAGGTACCGCAGCTGCACGGCATGCTGGACACCAGATACCAGAATGAACTGAATGGTATCCTTTTATCCCGTGCGCAAAAGGATCTTGCTCAGTGGGAGAAGGATGCCGCAAAAACGGCCAAAAAGGCAAAAGTAAATCACCAGAAGTTCCACCCCTATGAATTTTACGTCAGCTATAAGCTAAAGTCGGACGGAACTGGAAACCCGGCAGGAGTAGTTTCGCTTGAAGTAATCACGGAAGGTTACAGGGGCGGAACAAGCATGCCCCGGATCGATACCTACAATTTGAAAAATGCCTCTGCGGCTCAGCGCGTGACACTGGAGGATCTCCTCGGTTCTAACTATAAAGAAAAGCTTGATGCAGATATTCTTGCGCAAATAAGAAAGGATCCCGATCAATACTTCCTGGAAGAATTCAAAGGGACGTTCACCGAACAGTCGTTTTATATTGAAAAAGGCGAACTGGTTATCGTCTTCCCGAAATACAGTATCGCGCCGGGATATGTGGGTTCACCGGAGTTCCGTTTCAATTTAAAGAATGCCAGCCTCTGA
- a CDS encoding deoxycytidylate deaminase, which produces MSTEVRKDWDTYFMDIAYMVSTRSRCSRRHVGAVLVQGKKLLGTAYNGAPTGVPDCSEAGCMISEEYELVVTDGQEEMVKKQRCIRTIHAEQNLLLFTDRIDREGSSVYVTDEPCWTCANMLANSGITEIVFHRSYPKDTGKVTNMMEQKGITFRRLENYQPPRETMMTVSN; this is translated from the coding sequence ATGAGTACAGAGGTACGCAAGGACTGGGATACGTATTTTATGGACATCGCGTATATGGTTTCCACCCGTTCCCGCTGTTCGCGTCGTCATGTGGGTGCCGTTCTTGTTCAGGGAAAGAAACTGCTGGGAACAGCCTATAATGGTGCACCCACCGGCGTCCCGGATTGTTCTGAAGCAGGTTGCATGATATCGGAAGAGTATGAGTTGGTCGTGACCGATGGTCAGGAAGAAATGGTCAAAAAGCAACGATGCATTCGCACAATCCATGCGGAGCAAAATTTGCTTTTATTCACAGATCGAATCGACCGTGAAGGCTCGTCCGTGTATGTGACCGACGAACCTTGCTGGACATGTGCCAATATGCTGGCGAATAGCGGGATTACAGAAATCGTGTTTCATCGTTCTTATCCTAAAGATACCGGCAAGGTTACCAATATGATGGAACAGAAGGGCATAACGTTCCGCAGGCTGGAGAATTATCAGCCCCCGCGGGAAACGATGATGACTGTGAGCAATTAA
- a CDS encoding polysaccharide deacetylase family protein, which translates to MTKRKKTRWPVWLVGFIVLAGGILGINLVVQNVLAGNHSVTENVEVSPSAYPGLNIETRTKNTKHYILSISNVLTNSKEINTPIQTWVNDQEKKFLTQIKTGAKTLQGDYRAELNITVDTNKISDHLYSLVFTSYQITTGSANGQSIIKSFNIDTAENKILNLSDIMTYDKAAVDHIMSIVKEELKKQKNVHSYVFEAELQKSIKNTSEWKWSIGNGVFTLYFNKYEIAAGVAGTVQVNIPLKSLHSYLKKDLTKKWNITYENNEKPKGKKPTQPPLDPKGKYVALTFDDGPHPKVTPRVLKTLKEYNAKATFFMLGVQVEYYPDMAKKVAEAGHEIGNHSKSHPNLANMSLSEVRKQIIESSHRIKDATGEKPTLFRPPYGAMNESVKKVTKEQKTPIILWSVDSLDWKSRNAQAVNKEVAKNIRSGSIVLMHDIHASTADALPQMLKSLKKQGYQFVTVSQLLSLNESKGNAPYYNQ; encoded by the coding sequence ATGACCAAAAGGAAGAAAACACGGTGGCCCGTTTGGCTGGTTGGATTTATTGTATTAGCTGGCGGGATTCTAGGAATCAATCTAGTGGTGCAAAATGTTCTGGCTGGAAACCACAGCGTTACAGAGAACGTTGAAGTGTCGCCCAGTGCATACCCAGGCTTAAATATCGAAACAAGGACGAAGAATACGAAGCATTATATATTGTCGATTAGCAACGTTCTCACAAACAGCAAGGAGATTAATACTCCTATTCAGACGTGGGTCAATGATCAGGAAAAGAAATTCTTAACCCAGATTAAAACCGGTGCAAAAACGCTTCAAGGCGATTATCGTGCTGAATTGAATATTACAGTAGATACGAATAAAATTAGTGACCATTTATATAGTTTAGTGTTCACTTCCTATCAAATCACCACAGGCAGTGCTAATGGACAATCGATAATAAAATCTTTTAATATCGACACAGCTGAAAATAAAATTTTGAATTTATCCGATATCATGACTTATGACAAAGCAGCTGTTGACCATATTATGTCCATCGTGAAGGAAGAATTGAAGAAACAGAAAAACGTCCACTCTTATGTATTCGAAGCAGAACTTCAAAAATCTATAAAAAATACATCTGAATGGAAATGGTCCATAGGTAACGGAGTCTTTACTTTATACTTTAATAAATACGAGATCGCTGCTGGTGTAGCCGGAACGGTCCAAGTGAACATTCCACTGAAATCCTTGCATTCCTACTTGAAAAAGGACCTCACCAAAAAATGGAATATCACTTATGAAAATAACGAGAAGCCAAAAGGGAAGAAGCCAACTCAGCCTCCGCTTGATCCTAAAGGGAAATATGTGGCTCTTACCTTTGATGACGGGCCTCACCCAAAGGTGACACCTAGAGTTCTAAAGACTTTGAAGGAGTACAACGCGAAGGCTACTTTCTTCATGCTGGGCGTACAAGTAGAGTATTATCCTGATATGGCTAAAAAGGTTGCTGAGGCTGGCCACGAGATCGGCAATCACTCCAAGAGTCATCCGAATCTGGCGAATATGAGCCTGAGTGAGGTACGCAAACAAATCATAGAATCATCGCACCGAATCAAAGATGCGACTGGAGAAAAACCAACCCTATTCCGTCCGCCTTATGGTGCTATGAATGAATCAGTCAAAAAAGTCACCAAAGAACAGAAAACACCCATTATTTTATGGTCTGTGGATTCGCTGGATTGGAAAAGCCGGAACGCCCAAGCTGTAAATAAAGAGGTTGCTAAAAACATCAGATCAGGTTCGATTGTACTTATGCATGATATTCACGCTTCTACAGCTGATGCGCTGCCCCAAATGCTTAAATCACTAAAAAAGCAAGGCTACCAATTCGTAACGGTTTCTCAGTTGTTGTCCTTGAATGAATCCAAAGGCAATGCCCCTTATTATAATCAATAA
- the comER gene encoding late competence protein ComER — protein sequence MKVGFIGTGSMGSLLIYALIQSGALEPRQIAASNRTPSKVRQLSLRYPGLHESQSNRETVIRSNIIFLCVKPLEFKHVIDDILPVVNPNHIIVSITSPVQLRHLESSLPCKVSKVIPSVTHQVGSGASLCIHGERMTSEDRAVLESLLSHIGRPYQVDEACTRITSDFSSCGPAFISFFLEQWIESAVKLTGIKRADACALAGEMLLGTGKLLTEGGYTPQELQARVAVPGGITAQALALLKVSLDGVFDSLIHTTHDKYDEDLLKLDELFRAGEINRQQY from the coding sequence ATGAAGGTTGGATTTATCGGAACCGGCAGCATGGGCAGCCTGCTAATCTATGCCCTGATCCAATCGGGTGCACTTGAGCCCCGGCAGATCGCGGCCAGCAATCGAACCCCGTCCAAAGTACGTCAGTTATCCCTCCGTTACCCCGGTCTGCATGAATCCCAGAGCAATCGGGAAACGGTGATCCGAAGTAATATCATCTTCCTGTGCGTGAAGCCGCTTGAATTCAAACATGTTATTGACGACATCCTGCCTGTCGTGAACCCCAATCATATAATTGTCTCGATCACCAGTCCCGTGCAGCTGCGACATCTGGAATCTTCACTTCCTTGCAAAGTCTCCAAGGTAATTCCCAGCGTCACACACCAAGTCGGCAGTGGAGCATCCCTCTGCATACATGGCGAACGAATGACCAGTGAAGACCGCGCTGTGTTGGAAAGTCTGCTCAGTCATATAGGCAGGCCGTACCAAGTGGATGAAGCCTGTACACGAATCACATCCGACTTCTCCAGCTGCGGACCTGCATTCATATCGTTCTTTTTGGAACAGTGGATCGAAAGTGCAGTGAAGCTGACAGGCATTAAAAGGGCAGATGCCTGCGCTCTGGCTGGCGAAATGCTCCTGGGAACAGGCAAGCTGCTCACCGAAGGAGGATACACCCCTCAAGAGCTTCAGGCTCGTGTCGCTGTACCCGGCGGTATTACCGCTCAGGCACTTGCACTGCTGAAGGTAAGTCTCGACGGTGTTTTCGACAGTCTGATCCACACGACACATGACAAATATGATGAAGATTTGTTAAAGCTGGATGAACTATTCCGAGCCGGTGAGATTAACCGGCAACAATATTAA
- a CDS encoding ComEA family DNA-binding protein has protein sequence MRWNKGMTIAAAVVGSILILWSGKSEQPPSGWEPLQLGTEKPTIEQELPAVQSANSVQGNTGASSSGTEASGLQTGNDAKADESKELASVGVEGDSVVQTTSQTNDNPPDTSNSIEPVAQSTNSNPSVTSETGSNSNPSVVREEVSDNGKIDVNTAPVSKLTELPGIGEKKAQAIVDYRNAHGPFAKVSDLTKVKGIGMKMLEKMAPYVQIR, from the coding sequence ATGAGATGGAACAAAGGGATGACCATTGCTGCTGCGGTGGTTGGAAGTATACTCATATTATGGTCGGGCAAAAGTGAACAACCACCTAGTGGCTGGGAACCCTTGCAGCTCGGCACCGAGAAGCCGACGATAGAGCAGGAACTCCCTGCTGTACAGTCGGCTAATTCGGTTCAGGGCAATACAGGAGCATCTTCTTCGGGAACCGAGGCAAGTGGGCTGCAGACTGGAAATGATGCAAAGGCAGATGAGTCTAAAGAGCTTGCGAGCGTTGGGGTTGAAGGTGATTCAGTTGTTCAAACTACAAGTCAGACGAATGACAATCCACCGGACACCTCAAATTCGATTGAACCAGTGGCGCAAAGTACGAATTCGAATCCTTCGGTTACCTCCGAGACGGGCTCGAACAGTAATCCATCTGTAGTTCGTGAGGAAGTTAGCGACAATGGCAAGATTGATGTGAATACAGCGCCTGTCTCCAAGCTTACGGAGCTTCCCGGAATCGGAGAGAAGAAAGCTCAGGCTATTGTGGATTATCGGAATGCACATGGTCCTTTTGCAAAAGTCAGTGATCTGACAAAGGTCAAAGGAATCGGTATGAAGATGCTGGAGAAGATGGCACCGTATGTGCAGATCCGGTAA
- a CDS encoding RNA polymerase sigma factor: MFNRKTEKILTHCIIEHKENVYRLAYSYVKNKEDALDIVQDSIYKAMTHLELLKNPDAVKSWFYRIVVNTALDFLRSNKKVQAMDHEMIETYSPGTEDTYTDIDLKQTLESLPDKYKSVIILRYFEDMKIEEVAAVLDENVNTIKTRLYQAHQLLRIKINDETTKGDRVR, encoded by the coding sequence ATGTTCAATAGGAAAACTGAAAAAATTCTTACACACTGTATTATCGAGCATAAGGAGAACGTATACCGACTTGCTTATAGCTATGTCAAAAATAAGGAGGATGCCCTAGATATCGTACAAGACTCCATATACAAAGCGATGACGCATCTCGAACTTTTGAAGAACCCAGATGCGGTAAAAAGCTGGTTTTACCGGATTGTGGTGAATACCGCCCTGGATTTTCTGCGCAGTAACAAAAAGGTTCAGGCGATGGATCATGAAATGATCGAAACCTACAGCCCCGGGACAGAAGATACGTATACGGACATTGATTTGAAGCAAACGCTCGAATCCTTGCCGGATAAATACAAGAGCGTCATTATACTGAGATATTTTGAAGATATGAAGATCGAAGAAGTTGCTGCTGTACTGGATGAGAATGTGAATACGATTAAAACAAGGCTGTATCAGGCGCATCAGCTATTGCGAATCAAAATAAATGATGAAACAACCAAAGGAGATCGAGTAAGATGA
- a CDS encoding DUF3298 and DUF4163 domain-containing protein — translation MNNNMEQLRKEYQEIPIPDELDSIVNQSIHKFSKEGRRGRGSKYRWLAVSSAAAFMFLVAINVSPPVAKALSSIPGVDRVIQVLTFKEYVVDESNYNANIKVPSITDMENEQLQSGLNEKYMKENKALYEKFQAEISELKKQGGGHLGLDVGYEVKTDNDEILSIQRYVVKTAASSSEELQFDTIDKKNQILITLPMLFKDDRYVRLISDNVKEQMQVQMREDPNKIYWTPGATDVPTTSEFQSIAKDQGFYINNDGKLVIAFNEYDVAPGYMGSVEFVIPTDVLKDVLINNKYIK, via the coding sequence ATGAACAATAATATGGAACAGCTACGAAAAGAATATCAAGAAATACCCATTCCTGATGAATTGGATAGCATTGTAAACCAATCGATTCATAAATTCTCTAAGGAGGGAAGGAGGGGCCGCGGCTCAAAGTACAGATGGTTAGCCGTTTCCAGTGCGGCTGCGTTCATGTTCCTTGTTGCGATCAATGTCAGTCCTCCTGTAGCGAAAGCCTTGTCATCCATACCGGGTGTGGACCGGGTTATCCAGGTGCTCACGTTCAAGGAATACGTGGTTGACGAGTCTAATTACAATGCGAATATCAAAGTGCCTTCCATTACCGATATGGAGAATGAGCAGTTGCAAAGCGGGTTGAACGAGAAATATATGAAGGAGAACAAAGCGCTTTACGAAAAGTTCCAGGCGGAAATCAGCGAATTGAAGAAGCAAGGCGGAGGCCATCTGGGACTTGATGTCGGATATGAAGTAAAGACGGACAACGACGAGATTTTATCTATACAAAGGTACGTAGTCAAGACCGCCGCTTCATCCTCGGAGGAGCTTCAGTTTGATACGATCGATAAGAAAAACCAAATCCTCATAACTCTGCCGATGCTGTTCAAGGACGATCGTTATGTGCGGCTCATCAGCGACAACGTTAAAGAGCAGATGCAGGTGCAAATGAGAGAGGACCCTAATAAGATTTACTGGACTCCGGGAGCTACCGACGTGCCGACCACCAGTGAGTTCCAGAGCATCGCGAAGGATCAAGGCTTCTATATCAACAACGACGGCAAGCTGGTGATTGCTTTCAACGAATATGACGTCGCGCCAGGCTATATGGGTTCTGTGGAATTCGTCATTCCCACGGATGTGTTGAAAGACGTTCTAATTAATAACAAATACATTAAGTAA